Below is a genomic region from Pedobacter cryoconitis.
GGAGGTTCAAATGCGACTTCAAATGCACTTAACTCCGCATTTTTTAATGCATCCTTTGATTATAAATCAAAATATTACCTGAGTGCTTCTGTACGCCGGGATGGTTCTTCCAGATTTGGTTCTGATAACAGGTATGGTAATTTCTGGTCGCTGGGTGGTTCATGGAACATCAGCCGTGAACATTTTATGGAAGGACAGGATGTGATTTCTGACCTTAAGTTACGTACAAGTTACGGGGTAAATGGAAATCAGGACATTGGTAATTTCGTTTCCAGAGCATTATACAAAAGCTCTGATTATGACAATGCACCGGGTCTGGAGTTCTCCAATTATGGAAATAACCGGCTGACCTGGGAGAAAAATAAGCCATTTAACATCGGATTGGACTTCGGAATCCTTAAAAACCGGTTAACTGGTACTGTAGAATATTATACACGTACTACATCAGACCTATTGTTAAGCAGACCTATTTCAGCAACCAACGGTTTAACGAGTTATACCGATAATATTGGTGCAATGAAAAACAGTGGATTGGAATTAGAGCTGAACAGTATCAACGTGAAGTCTGAAAGTGACGGTTTCGGCTGGACAACTAATTTCAATATCTCTACCATGAACAATAAGATCACGGCTTTAAACAGCCCGATTGTTTCCGGTAATTATAATCGTTTTGTTGGAGGTGATTTTTACCAGTTGTATATGGTAGGTTATGCTGGTGCAGATCCTGCAAATGGAGAAGCACTTTGGTATACAGATGGGACCAAATCACAAACCACTAATAACTATGGTTCTGCAACCCAGTTTAACCAGGGAAGTGCTTTACCAAAGGTTTTTGGTGGATTAACCAATACATTCACTTATAAAGGTTTCTCTCTGAGCTTCCAGTTGTACTTTAATTTTGGAAACAAAGTTTATGACAATTACGGAGCGACAAGCTTTTCTGACGGATCAGGTGGTTTCACACCGACTACAAGGATGACACGTTATACTTATGAGCACAGGTGGCGTAATCCGGGTGATATCACTGATCAGCCTAAAATTGTATTTACAGGAACACAGTCCGGGGCTTCCAGTCAGGGTTCTTCCCGTTTTCTTTACAATGGTGATTATATCCGCCTGCGTGATGTTTCTCTGGGTTACCAGTTACCGGCTAAATGGATCAGATCTATTAATCTGGCTAGTGCAAAGGTTTATTTCAGAGCGAATAACCTGTTCACTTATATCAAAGACAAGCGCATCAGTTTCGACCCGGAGGTAGGGATCGATGGTCTTGCAGACAAAAATGTTCCTATTTATAAAACTGCTCTGTTGGGCATTGATCTTAAATTCTAAGCTATTCAGATGAAAATGATGAAACAAGTATATAAAATATTACCGCTAATTATGATGGCCCTATCCTTTGGCTCTTGTAAAAAGGACTTTCTGGAAATTAATCCGGAGCAGCAGACTGATGTGAATATGGTAGTTGTAGATTTACCAAGTACCAGGGCGGCTGTGATGGGAACTTATAGCCTTTTACAAAGCGCAGCTTATTATGGGCGCAGTTTAGTTGTACTGCCAGAGGTGATGTCGGATAATCTGTATATCAGCAGAAGGAATTCTAACCGCTATACGAGCTATGATCAGTACATTACAACAGTAAATGACGGTACTGCGTCAGGTTCCTGGAATACATTGTATAAAACGATCGTCAATGCGAATATCATTATTTCCAAAGGGGAGCAGCTGGTTGTTCCTGAAACGGAGTCTGGTGAAATGAAACATCTGATCGGGGAGGCTTATACGCTAAGGGCACTGGCTCATTTTGATCTATTGCGTTTATATGCTGCGCCTTACAACGCATCGGCTGATGCCAGTCATATCGGAATCCCTGTAGTGATTAAAAGCGGGACAAGTAAAGAAGATGTGATTTCTCCAAAAAGAAATACGGTTAAAGAAGGATATACGCAGCTGGTTAGTGATCTGCAAAAAGCGATTACTTTACTTCCTGCGGCTGCGCCAATAGGCTTCAGTGCTTCTAACAGAGGACATATCGCACATTATGCAGCAAAAGCTTTATTGTCCAGAGTCTATTTGTATATGGGCGACTGGGTAAATGCAGAAGCATTAGCTACAGAGGTCATCAATAGTAATAAATACACTTTATTAAGCAACGCGAATTATGTTACTGGCTCGACGAATTTCAGGACTCAAAACAATAGTGAGGCTATCTTTGAGGTACAATATACATTGACAGATAACCTGGCTCAGGATGCATTATCCAGCTTTTTATTACAGGGTGCAAGTTATGGAGATGGTCTGGCAACTGATGATTTGTATAATTTATACAAGAGTACCGATGTGCGCAGAGGTTTTATGACTAAAAGTAAAAGAAGTGGCAGCGGTGGTGAAGATCCTGCTTTTGTGATCACGAAGTATAACAATATTTCCACTTATGAGGAAGGGGTTAAAGTGATCCGTTTATCAGAGGTTTATTTAATCAGAGCAGAAGCAAGGGCAAAACAAGGTAAGGATGGTTTAGCGGCGGCCGATTTGGATGTGGTTGCGAAACGTGCAGATACAACAAAACCAACCACTACGGAAACCGGAACAGCTTTACAAAACCTTATTCTTGTTGAAAACCGTAAAGAGTTCGCTTTTGAGGGACATCGTTTGTTTGATCTGACACGCAACAAGGCAGGATTTGTTAAATACCGCACAGGTGGTATTACTATACCTGTAGCGAACACTTCTTTGAAAACTGTGCTGCCAATTCCTTTAGCTGAAATGAATGCGAATCCGAATATGGAACAAAATCAAGGTTATAAATAAATCAACATATGAATTTACTAACGCTGGTATTGCCGCTTTTGATCAATAGTATAGGGCTGAATGCCGATACTGCTGGTCAGGTAAATGTGAACGATGGCCCTTATGTACTTTATCAAAAAGAGCAGATAGAGGTACACAGTATAAAGCTTGAAGACGGTGTCCGAAAGGCTAAGGTTCAACGTTTTTCAGCTCAAGCTGGCCTTCCTTTAAAAGTTCAGTTTTCTGATCATCCGGAATGGGATTTTACGGTGAAATTGCAAAGGGTTCTTCAAAATGAACCTGCGGAATTTAAACAACCAGACCGGATGATTGCGCTTTCTGATATAGAAGGGGAATTTGAAGCTTTCAGAAAACTATTACTGGCTAATAAAATAATGGATGAACAGTATCACTGGATTTTTGGAAAAGGACACCTGGTTATCTGCGGCGACTTGTTTGACCGTGGAAAAGAGGTTCCGGCTACGCTCTGGCTGCTGTATAAGCTGGAACAGGAGGCTAAAGCTAAAGGGGGTTATCTGCACACTATTCTGGGCAACCACGATATCATGAACCTGAGCGGCGACTTACGTTATGTAGAGACTAAATATTTTGAAAATGCAAAGTTGATGGGACTGGATTATAAAGAACTTTATAGTCAGGACACAGAAATGGGGCGTTGGCTGAGGAGTAAAAATCTGATCGAGAAAATTGGGGATAACCTTTGCCTGCATGCAGGAGTTGCACCAGTAATCAATACGTTGAAAATGGGGCTGACTGAAATCAATACTAAATGCCGTCCGTATTACGACAAAGCAAAAAAACGTGATTTAATAACGGACAGTGTGACCAGAAAATTCTTTGATGGTACACGTTCTTCTTTGTTTTGGTACCGCGGATATTTTATCGAACCCAAAGCAACCCCGGAAGAAGTTGACCAGACACTCTCGCTTTACAAAGTGAAAAGAATCATTGTCGGACATACGATTACTGCCGGTAATGTTGGCTTTTATTACCAAGGCAAAGTATTGGGAATCGATGTTAATCAGCATAAAGGCAAACATGAAGGTGCGCTTTATGAAAATAAAACCTGGTATAAGATTAATACTTCTGGAAATAAACTACCACTGCCCACGGGCTCATAAATCAAAACTTAGCGAGGCGGCTCTTCTTTGTTGAAGAGCCGCTTTTTTTTAAGGTTTCAGCGTAATCAAAACAACCTTTACATCAAATGAGGTATAAACATTTTGCTGTTTCCCCAATTTGGAGAGGTGGTTCATCAGGCGATCTGCAGGATTGATATTTTTTAAATAATACCAGGCGGGCTGATCTATTTCATCGCCAATATCAGTTAGAATAAGATGATTGTAAATCACCCAGATCCTTTTCTTTCCTTCAAATGATTTAAAGTCCTTTTGTAAATGATTTAAATAGTCCGGATAGCTGGTTGAAACTTTGCGGTAATCTCCTCCTTCAAGTGCGGTAAAATTATAAGGGTAGGTATGCTTGTAAAAACGATAGCCAGGCAGGTCATTCCAGTATACATAAACTAAATCGCCCGGTTGAAAATGACTATTGATATAAGCCAGCGCCTGTTTTTGAAAAGATCTTTTATGAATGATAAATTCATCGGGATGGATCATTGCTTGTACAGAATTGTAAACTGGTGCTATTATTAAGAGTATAAATAACAGCAGGTTGATTTTGTCTGATTTGAAAAAGGAAGCAATCTGATCAGTTCCATTGACAATAAAGAGGATAAGCAAAGGACAAATGAAAACCCAGAACCGTTCATTTAAAGGATAAAGTTTAAGTCCTGAAGCCAGGAACATAAATAAAAAGGGAAATAGCAGGATCAGCGCATATCTTTTCTCTTTAATATAAAGCCATATGCCGTAAAATAACCCGATCAGAGATAACCAGGGAGTATTCAGAAGCGCTTTAAGCAAAACAGAATTTCCTGTATACAATTTCCAGGTCAGGCCGAGCGGATATTCTATTAAATGATACAAAGCTGCTGGATACCAGCGTAATTCCTCCATGTTAGCTGGTGGCAATGGCATAAAATAATGGTAAAAATCAAACCATTCAGCTGCCCATTTAGACTCTGCATGTTTGTGTGTAAACAGCAGGTAGTTCAGGGCAAAACCGGCTACCCATAGTAGAAAAGGAACGAGTTGCCTGAAGAATAGTTTCCAGTCCCTTCTGTAAAGATTTTTACAGCTGATACCTGTGGCCATTCCAGCCAGAATAAATATAGAAGAGTAAGAGAACCAGAGAATTACTGCCCCTAAAATCCCCCAGGTCAGAAGTGCGCCCCAGGCTAACCGATGCTGATAGCGGATATAAATATACAGGATCAGTACGGTAGCAAACAGTTCAGTTGAATACTGTTTAATCTCAACGGAATGGAAAACAAGAGGAGGGGCCAGCGCTAACAGGGCAACCGCCGTTAATGCTGCCAGAGGACGAAGAAAATACTTCGCTACAGGAATGAACAGGAAAATTGCGGCTATACCACATAACATAGGGAATAAACGCAGTACCATTTCATTCGTTCCCAAAAGATGAATGCATGTTTTAACGCTCCATAGAAAACCAATCGGAGCTTTCTGCTGATAGTCCAGTGGGTGTGTTACCAGCTCGATATAATTCATTTTGATCAGGCTGGTTGCCAGATAAACTTCATCCAGCCACAGGGAGCGGTTATATAAAAGATGGAAGAGACGAACAAAAATACCGCACCCAATAATTATACTGTACCAAATATTTTGGTTTTTGAGATCGCTGGATTGGTTTTTACACATATGAGTGATGTTCAGTCATTGGAAACTTTTTAATTAGTGCAAATAATTCATAAATTTAAAGATTATTTAAATAGCCATAGGTGAATGTTATAGATTGGGAGAAAATAAAAGTTCTGATTCTTGATGTAGATGGTACTTTATACAATCAGTCTGGATTAAGAAGAAAAATGTTATATGCATTGCTAAAATACTATTTAGTCAGGCCAATACAACTCAAAGATCTTCTGATTTTATACTTTTTTCGTTCCGAGCGTGAAAAAAGAGCGGGTTATTGCAGTAATAATCTAGAAATTGAACAATATCAGTGGTGTGCAGCTAAAGTAAATGCACCATTGGAAAGAATTAAAAAGGTCGTTTCAAGATGGATGTTTGAATTTCCAAATCCCTATTTATATGCTTGCCGATACGCTGAATTATATCCATTTTTGCAACTGCTAAAAGCATATCAGATTAAAGTGGCCATTTACTCAGATTATAGGGCAACTGACAAGTTAAAAGCTTTAAAAGTTGAAGCTGATTTAGTGGTTGCGTCTACTGATAAAGAGATCAATTGTCTGAAGCCGGAACCAATAGCTTTGTTTCATATCATGAAGCATTTTGATGTTGATTCAGCAGCGTGTCTTTATATCGGTGACCGCGACGAACTGGATGGAATATGTGCTGATCAGGCCAAAATACGCTACCTCAATATCAATGAATATAATTCAGGCGCTTTATATACAGTGCTTGCAAATAGTTTAAGAGAACACTATAAATAAGAGATTGTAAATGACGGTTAAAAAAAAGGCGGGTCTTAAAGATTATATAGCCCTCGCCCGCCCGGATAGCTGGGTGAAAAACGTTTTCATGGTACCTGGAATGCTGTTTGCATTATCCGTATTTAAAACACCAATAGACAGCCATCTGTTCTTTAAAATCATTGTTGGGATCATTAGTACTTGTTTAATTGCATCGGCAAACTATGTAATCAATGAGTATCTGGATGCCGATTTTGACAGATTCCATCCTTTAAAAAAGAACAGATCTTCTGTTGTCTATACGGTAAACCCAAAATTAGTTTACCTGGAATACGTTGCTCTTGCAATTGCAGGGCTGTCATTAGCTTATCTGATCTCCTATAAGTTTATCCTGCTTTCCGCATTTCTTCTGTTCATGGGGATTATTTATAATGTAAGGCCTTTCAGAAGTAAAGAGCGTGTATTTCTGGATGTACTCTCTGAATCAGTGAATAATCCTATCCGTTTTGGTTTGGGCTGGTTCATATTTTCTCCGGCATTAGGTGCTCCGGACAGCAAATGGGATTTCGACTGGATCAACACTTTCCCTCCAACCAGTATTATTGTTGCTTACTGGATGGGAGGTGCATTTTTAATGGCCACTAAACGTTTTGCTGAATACAGGATGATTGGAAACCCCGAAACGGCTGGTCAGTACCGGAGATCGTTTAAGTTTTATACAGAAAACAGCTTGCTGGTCTCTATGTTTTTTTACGCGATTACCTCTGCCTTTTTTATGGGTATTTTCCTGATTAAGGACAGAATAGAATTACTGGTTAGTTTTCCGTTTTTCGCTTTGTTATTTTCATGGTATCTCAGAATTGGATTATTGAACGATTCTCCGGTACAGGGTTCCGAAAAACTACATACACGTAAGTGGTTTATGTTATATTTATTTCTTTTTACGGCATTGCTTTGCATTTTGATGTTTGTTGATATTCCATGGTTATATTGGTTCCTTAAAAACGCATCAAATATTAGATGAAATACGATTATTACGATTTAATTATTGTCGGGACCGGCTTCTCTTCTACATTTTTTCTGAAAAAGTATCTGGAAAAGAATAAAGGAGTGAAGAGGATCCTTGTGCTTGAACGCGGGCAGTTATTCCCGCATAGTGAAAGATTAAAGATCAAAAGAGGGGAGCTTGCTGATTCCCCGGCTTCGGGTAACGCGTGGGAAGATCAGATCATTAATAAAACCCCGGAGAAAAGATGGCCTTTTACCACTGCTTTTGGAGGAAGTTCCAATTGCTGGTGGGGATGTACACCGAGATTTATGCCATCTGATTTTAAAATGAAGACATTATTTGGAGTAGAAAACGACTGGCCGGTCACTTATGAAGAGCTTGATCCTTATTATGAGGAGGCAGAAGAACTGATGGCTATTTCCGGACCAGAAGGAACACCTTTTCCTAAGAAAAGTAAATACCCGCTTCCACCTCATAATTTCAGTCCGATAGATAAAATACTGAACCAGAAATATGGAAATCAGTATATCAGCCAGCCTACTGCAAGAGCAAGCAGGGGTACAAAAGGAAGAAACCAATGTATGGCCAATTCAAGCTGTGATGTTTGCCCGGTAGATGCTAAATTCACCATAGAGAATTCTGGTATTGACGTTTATCAGAATGCGCAGGTTGAACTTTTATATGGTGCACAGGTTTACCGTTTGGAAACCACAGGCAACGTAGCAAAAAAAGTGTGTTACGTGAAAGACGGAAAGGATTTTGAGATCGCTGGAGAGGTTATCGTTCTGGGTGCTAATCCGATGTTTAATTCCAATATTCTGTTAAATTCGGGTGATCGTAATCCATTGACTGGTAGAGGATTTGGAGAACAGCTTGGTATGCAGGTCTTAATTTATCTGGACAACCTGAAAAATACAGGGGGCAGTACCTGGGTAAATGCAAACGGTTATATGTTGTATGATGGCAATCACCGTAAGGATTATGCTGCCTGTTTGATCGAAACCAATAATGCACCTTATAATATCCGGCTTGAAAGGGGTAAATGGTTAAACATGACTTCTTTCCGGATGATTTTTGAAGATTTACCATTGGTAACGAATTATATCACTACCACTTCAAATAAGCTGGTCCCTGAAATCAATTTTAAAGGAGGCCGGTCAGCTTATGCGCTGAAGGGAATGGAAAACATGAAAAAGGTTCTTCCGGGAATTCTATCGTGTCTTCCTGTTGAAAAATTGAAATTCCTTGATCCTTTTCCTAACGAAGGACATATTTTAGGGGGCACAAGAATGGGGAAAACTGCGGCAGACAGTGTGGTAGATAAAAATATGGTTCACCATCAGTACAGAAATGTTTTCGTACTGGGCAGTGGCTCGTTTACTACTTTTAGTGCATCAAATCCAACACTGACTTTATCAGCTCTGTCATTGTACTCCGCAGATCATTCATTTTAGCTATGAAAAGAAGAAAATTCATCGCCATGGCAGGTATCGGGACAGGATTATTAATTCTTCCGCCTGCATTATATATCGCGTCGCCGGCACTGCGAAAACACGCTGTAATGTTAATCAGAGAAGAACTGTATTACCTGAAACTGGATACTGCCGGAGTAGATCAGTACGTCAATGATTATTTCAGTTCTTCGTCTAATAATGTAATCACTAATTTAAGGTGGAAAGCCTTTTATTATTTAGGGATCAAAGCGGAGAAATCAAACCAGATCTTTGAATTGATTAAATTCTATCTGCTGTCAACAGATTTCTTTATCCATAAAATGGATGAAAGTAAACTGGTCAGCTATCTGGGGTTATATAGTCCTTATAAAAGCCCTGTTCCAAATCCTTATTCTTTTGTACTGTATCCTGCTGAATAATAAATAGCGTTTTTAGCTTAGAAACACAGTTTTATAAATTAATACTACTATTTTAGTAGTATTAATTGTTTTTACGGTTTTTCATTCCTATCTTTAGGATAGATAAGCTGAACCAATTTAAAAATACGCTCGCCATGATTGCTAAATTACAACTTCAAAAATTATTGCTGACTGATTTAACAGGCAATTTTATGCGATGTTGTATGGCGTAAAGAATAACATTTGATCATATAATTTATGCTGTTGAATTGTTATTTAGCAGTTTTAAATCCACTCAATTACCGGAGCTGATAATCTTGATTTTAAAATCCTGATACCCCGGCGCATTTTGATGGAATATTATGGTGGTCATCTATTCTTTACAACAAAGCACCGGGGTATCAGGATTTATTTTAAATATACAGCTTTACCATCTAATTAATCACCACCATTAGTTAGTTGATTTATACAGAAGAAGGGAGAGGCAGTCTCGTTGAACTTCTAGCAACTTTCCATAGGAAAAAGTGCTCAACCTGATCCAGCAATGGATTATAAATTAATTAATAACAAGTAACTATTCAGGTTTCCTGTTTTGCTTCTTCGTAAGTGCTGTTCATTGGTATGAACTGGCGGGAATCGTTATGAGCTGGTGGCTTTGTTATGAAAGACTATAAAAATAGGACTTAACACTAATAAAGATGATTATGAAAACTAAATTCTCCTCTAAACTGGCGGGGCTGCTGACTTCAGTCGTACTGATCAGCGGAACTGCCTCCGCAAATGATTCAAAACCCCTTCCAAAAGAAGGGATCTGGCGTGGTGTATTTACAGTCAGTGAATCGCAAGTTCCTTTTAATTTCGAATTTAAGGGGAAAGACTTAAAAAATGCACTGCTGACTTTGATCAATGGTTCAAGACGCGATGATTTTCATGTAGAGCGCCGTGGTGTGGATTCTATCTATGTAAAGATGAATACCTACGATGCAGCACTGGTCGCTAAAATTGAAGACAATGGTACCTTAACTGGTGAATATCGTAGTCTTGTACCCGGCTTCAGAGGTAATTCTCTCCCTTTTATAGCAGAATATGGTAAAAGCTACCGTTTTGTTGAACCAGGGAAAGAGATTGCTCCAAAACATAATATTTCTGGTAAATGGGAAATCAAAACCTACACTAAAGAAGCCGTCCCTGCATCTATCGCACTCTTAAAGCAATCGGGCAATAAACTAACAGGCGTGATTATGACCGTTGTTGGAGATACACGTGAACTGGAAGGTACTGTACAAGGTGATGAATTTGAACTTTCCGGTTTTACAGGCCCAAGCCCGTTTATTGTGAAAGGAAAAATCAATGACGATAACAGCATCACAGGTGAACAAGGTTTTGGAATCTATAAGAACTTAAAGTTTGACGGTTTGCGGAATGAAAAAGCAGAATTACCGGATCCTTATAAACTGACTTTTTTAAAAGAAGGCTATAAGAAACTTGATTTCACTTTTCCAGATTTAAAAGGACAGCAAGTTTCCCTCAGTGATGATAAATACAAAGGTAAAGTTGTCATCATTGAGACTATCGGCACGTGGTGCCCAAACTGTACTGACCAGACGGTTTTTCTTGCTCCATGGTTTAAAAAGAATCAAAAACGTGGTGTGGAAGCTATTGCAATAGGCTTCGAACAGAAAGACGATCTGGAATATGCAAAATACACGCTGGGTAAACTGAAAGAGAAATATGGGATTACCTATGATATCTTATTTGGTGGGATAGCAGACAAAAAGATTGTTGCAGAAAAACTGCCTGCGCTCAACAAGTTTGTTGCTTTTCCGACGACGATCATTATTGACAGAAAAGGTGATGTCAGGGAAATTTATACCGGGTATACCGGAACGGTTACCGGTAAATATTACGAGGAGTACGAAAAGAAATTCAATAAAGTACTCGATGAACTTATCGCTGAACCTGTACCACAACTGGCAGTTGCTACAACGGCTGCCGGAAAATAAAGATCAACCTACCAAAAATATATATTATGAGAACTAAAGTATCAAAAATAGGGGTGCTGGCACTGGCTGTACTAGTCTCCTCTGCTTCTTTTGCTGCGGGC
It encodes:
- a CDS encoding HAD family hydrolase codes for the protein MNVIDWEKIKVLILDVDGTLYNQSGLRRKMLYALLKYYLVRPIQLKDLLILYFFRSEREKRAGYCSNNLEIEQYQWCAAKVNAPLERIKKVVSRWMFEFPNPYLYACRYAELYPFLQLLKAYQIKVAIYSDYRATDKLKALKVEADLVVASTDKEINCLKPEPIALFHIMKHFDVDSAACLYIGDRDELDGICADQAKIRYLNINEYNSGALYTVLANSLREHYK
- a CDS encoding GMC oxidoreductase — encoded protein: MKYDYYDLIIVGTGFSSTFFLKKYLEKNKGVKRILVLERGQLFPHSERLKIKRGELADSPASGNAWEDQIINKTPEKRWPFTTAFGGSSNCWWGCTPRFMPSDFKMKTLFGVENDWPVTYEELDPYYEEAEELMAISGPEGTPFPKKSKYPLPPHNFSPIDKILNQKYGNQYISQPTARASRGTKGRNQCMANSSCDVCPVDAKFTIENSGIDVYQNAQVELLYGAQVYRLETTGNVAKKVCYVKDGKDFEIAGEVIVLGANPMFNSNILLNSGDRNPLTGRGFGEQLGMQVLIYLDNLKNTGGSTWVNANGYMLYDGNHRKDYAACLIETNNAPYNIRLERGKWLNMTSFRMIFEDLPLVTNYITTTSNKLVPEINFKGGRSAYALKGMENMKKVLPGILSCLPVEKLKFLDPFPNEGHILGGTRMGKTAADSVVDKNMVHHQYRNVFVLGSGSFTTFSASNPTLTLSALSLYSADHSF
- a CDS encoding metallophosphoesterase produces the protein MNLLTLVLPLLINSIGLNADTAGQVNVNDGPYVLYQKEQIEVHSIKLEDGVRKAKVQRFSAQAGLPLKVQFSDHPEWDFTVKLQRVLQNEPAEFKQPDRMIALSDIEGEFEAFRKLLLANKIMDEQYHWIFGKGHLVICGDLFDRGKEVPATLWLLYKLEQEAKAKGGYLHTILGNHDIMNLSGDLRYVETKYFENAKLMGLDYKELYSQDTEMGRWLRSKNLIEKIGDNLCLHAGVAPVINTLKMGLTEINTKCRPYYDKAKKRDLITDSVTRKFFDGTRSSLFWYRGYFIEPKATPEEVDQTLSLYKVKRIIVGHTITAGNVGFYYQGKVLGIDVNQHKGKHEGALYENKTWYKINTSGNKLPLPTGS
- a CDS encoding peroxiredoxin family protein; its protein translation is MKTKFSSKLAGLLTSVVLISGTASANDSKPLPKEGIWRGVFTVSESQVPFNFEFKGKDLKNALLTLINGSRRDDFHVERRGVDSIYVKMNTYDAALVAKIEDNGTLTGEYRSLVPGFRGNSLPFIAEYGKSYRFVEPGKEIAPKHNISGKWEIKTYTKEAVPASIALLKQSGNKLTGVIMTVVGDTRELEGTVQGDEFELSGFTGPSPFIVKGKINDDNSITGEQGFGIYKNLKFDGLRNEKAELPDPYKLTFLKEGYKKLDFTFPDLKGQQVSLSDDKYKGKVVIIETIGTWCPNCTDQTVFLAPWFKKNQKRGVEAIAIGFEQKDDLEYAKYTLGKLKEKYGITYDILFGGIADKKIVAEKLPALNKFVAFPTTIIIDRKGDVREIYTGYTGTVTGKYYEEYEKKFNKVLDELIAEPVPQLAVATTAAGK
- a CDS encoding ArnT family glycosyltransferase, giving the protein MCKNQSSDLKNQNIWYSIIIGCGIFVRLFHLLYNRSLWLDEVYLATSLIKMNYIELVTHPLDYQQKAPIGFLWSVKTCIHLLGTNEMVLRLFPMLCGIAAIFLFIPVAKYFLRPLAALTAVALLALAPPLVFHSVEIKQYSTELFATVLILYIYIRYQHRLAWGALLTWGILGAVILWFSYSSIFILAGMATGISCKNLYRRDWKLFFRQLVPFLLWVAGFALNYLLFTHKHAESKWAAEWFDFYHYFMPLPPANMEELRWYPAALYHLIEYPLGLTWKLYTGNSVLLKALLNTPWLSLIGLFYGIWLYIKEKRYALILLFPFLFMFLASGLKLYPLNERFWVFICPLLILFIVNGTDQIASFFKSDKINLLLFILLIIAPVYNSVQAMIHPDEFIIHKRSFQKQALAYINSHFQPGDLVYVYWNDLPGYRFYKHTYPYNFTALEGGDYRKVSTSYPDYLNHLQKDFKSFEGKKRIWVIYNHLILTDIGDEIDQPAWYYLKNINPADRLMNHLSKLGKQQNVYTSFDVKVVLITLKP
- a CDS encoding UbiA prenyltransferase family protein, giving the protein MTVKKKAGLKDYIALARPDSWVKNVFMVPGMLFALSVFKTPIDSHLFFKIIVGIISTCLIASANYVINEYLDADFDRFHPLKKNRSSVVYTVNPKLVYLEYVALAIAGLSLAYLISYKFILLSAFLLFMGIIYNVRPFRSKERVFLDVLSESVNNPIRFGLGWFIFSPALGAPDSKWDFDWINTFPPTSIIVAYWMGGAFLMATKRFAEYRMIGNPETAGQYRRSFKFYTENSLLVSMFFYAITSAFFMGIFLIKDRIELLVSFPFFALLFSWYLRIGLLNDSPVQGSEKLHTRKWFMLYLFLFTALLCILMFVDIPWLYWFLKNASNIR
- a CDS encoding RagB/SusD family nutrient uptake outer membrane protein, producing the protein MMKQVYKILPLIMMALSFGSCKKDFLEINPEQQTDVNMVVVDLPSTRAAVMGTYSLLQSAAYYGRSLVVLPEVMSDNLYISRRNSNRYTSYDQYITTVNDGTASGSWNTLYKTIVNANIIISKGEQLVVPETESGEMKHLIGEAYTLRALAHFDLLRLYAAPYNASADASHIGIPVVIKSGTSKEDVISPKRNTVKEGYTQLVSDLQKAITLLPAAAPIGFSASNRGHIAHYAAKALLSRVYLYMGDWVNAEALATEVINSNKYTLLSNANYVTGSTNFRTQNNSEAIFEVQYTLTDNLAQDALSSFLLQGASYGDGLATDDLYNLYKSTDVRRGFMTKSKRSGSGGEDPAFVITKYNNISTYEEGVKVIRLSEVYLIRAEARAKQGKDGLAAADLDVVAKRADTTKPTTTETGTALQNLILVENRKEFAFEGHRLFDLTRNKAGFVKYRTGGITIPVANTSLKTVLPIPLAEMNANPNMEQNQGYK